A region from the Kribbella shirazensis genome encodes:
- a CDS encoding DeoR/GlpR family DNA-binding transcription regulator has product MYAEERLAAIVGKVRDQGRVTVSGIAADLGVTTETVRRDLAQLERGGLLRRVHGGAVSTTALTVIEPGVAERDATSAEQKDRIAKAAIGLLPGNGGSILLDAGTTTARIASLLPVDRRLVVVTNAVPIAARLGGADSVRLHLLGGRVRGETQAAVGEQAVGALADLRVDLAFVGTNALTVDHGLTTPDPDEAAVKRAMVAAAHQVVVVADSSKIGHEHLVRFASIDDIDVLITDDGIDRTVVRELERREVEVVVA; this is encoded by the coding sequence ATGTACGCGGAGGAGCGGTTGGCGGCGATCGTCGGCAAGGTCCGCGATCAGGGTCGCGTCACGGTGAGTGGCATTGCCGCCGACCTCGGCGTCACCACGGAGACCGTGCGGCGGGATCTCGCCCAGCTCGAGCGCGGCGGCTTGTTGCGCCGCGTGCACGGCGGCGCCGTCTCGACCACCGCGCTGACCGTGATCGAGCCGGGTGTCGCCGAGCGCGACGCCACCAGCGCGGAGCAGAAGGACCGGATCGCCAAGGCCGCAATCGGCCTGCTGCCTGGCAACGGCGGGAGCATCCTGCTGGACGCCGGTACGACGACCGCGCGCATCGCCTCGCTCCTTCCGGTCGATCGGCGGCTGGTCGTCGTGACCAATGCGGTCCCGATCGCCGCCCGGCTCGGCGGGGCGGACAGTGTGCGACTGCACCTGCTCGGCGGCCGGGTCCGGGGCGAGACCCAGGCGGCGGTCGGCGAGCAGGCTGTCGGTGCGCTGGCGGATCTCCGGGTCGACCTGGCCTTCGTCGGAACCAACGCACTCACGGTCGACCACGGCCTGACCACGCCGGATCCGGACGAGGCCGCGGTGAAGCGGGCGATGGTCGCCGCTGCACACCAGGTCGTCGTGGTCGCCGACTCGTCGAAGATCGGCCACGAGCACCTGGTCAGGTTCGCGTCGATCGATGACATCGACGTCCTGATCACCGACGACGGCATCGACCGCACGGTGGTGCGCGAGTTGGAGCGGCGTGAGGTCGAGGTGGTGGTCGCATGA
- a CDS encoding 1-phosphofructokinase family hexose kinase: protein MIVTLTANPSVDRTIELAGELRRGEVLRAVTVRSGPGGKGVNVARALAGAGAPTVAVLPARGDDGMLAALREQAVAFHAVDVPHPVRVNVTVVEPDGTTTKLNEAGAPLADDVLDALVAAVLDEAAGARWAVLSGSLPPGVPDDWYVGLIAALRARGCAVAVDTSGEPLKAVATAAVLPDLLKPNAEELAELTGLDVAKLESDAECVADAARALIARGAGAVLATLGRHGAVLVDGDGAAYFGQAGAVVPINTVGAGDATLSGYLLADLAGAGPADRLRQAVAFGAAAVQLAGSAMPRPGDLRPDGVSVVALAPRPVAS from the coding sequence ATGATCGTCACGCTGACCGCGAACCCGAGCGTCGACCGAACCATCGAGCTGGCCGGCGAACTGCGCCGCGGCGAGGTCCTGCGCGCCGTCACAGTGCGCAGCGGCCCGGGCGGCAAGGGGGTGAACGTCGCCCGCGCGCTGGCCGGCGCCGGTGCGCCGACGGTCGCGGTCCTGCCGGCGAGGGGCGACGATGGCATGCTCGCGGCACTGCGGGAGCAGGCGGTCGCCTTCCACGCGGTCGACGTACCGCATCCTGTTCGGGTCAACGTCACCGTGGTCGAGCCGGACGGCACGACCACCAAGCTGAACGAGGCCGGCGCGCCGCTCGCCGACGATGTGCTCGACGCGCTGGTTGCCGCCGTACTCGATGAAGCGGCCGGTGCTCGGTGGGCGGTGCTGTCCGGTTCGTTACCGCCCGGGGTTCCGGACGACTGGTACGTCGGGCTCATCGCAGCACTGCGGGCGCGTGGCTGCGCGGTGGCTGTCGACACGTCCGGCGAGCCGTTGAAGGCCGTGGCCACCGCGGCGGTCCTACCGGATCTGCTCAAGCCGAACGCCGAGGAGCTCGCGGAGCTCACCGGCCTCGATGTCGCCAAGCTCGAGTCCGATGCGGAATGTGTCGCCGATGCGGCGCGGGCGCTGATCGCCCGTGGTGCTGGTGCCGTGCTCGCGACGCTCGGTCGGCACGGCGCCGTACTGGTCGACGGCGACGGTGCGGCGTACTTCGGTCAGGCCGGCGCCGTCGTACCGATCAACACCGTCGGCGCGGGGGATGCCACGCTTTCCGGCTACTTGCTCGCCGACCTGGCCGGTGCGGGGCCGGCCGATCGGTTGCGTCAGGCGGTCGCCTTCGGGGCCGCCGCTGTCCAGCTCGCCGGGTCCGCGATGCCGCGGCCGGGCGATCTCCGTCCTGACGGCGTCAGCGTCGTCGCCCTGGCTCCGCGTCCCGTCGCGTCGTGA